A genome region from Candidatus Micrarchaeota archaeon includes the following:
- a CDS encoding macro domain-containing protein gives MRPIRISVVKGDITEIDADAIVNPANSLGIMGGGVALAIRRAGGKSIESEAMANAPIQIGRAVATTAGRLKARYVIHAPTMEKPAMRTDEQRVRKAVHAALRVADGLELRKIAMPGMGTGIGGLGPIKAARVMVDEIKSYESRNRFIEEVVLVAYTDDLKNAFEKVLTELK, from the coding sequence ATGAGACCGATCAGGATCAGTGTGGTTAAAGGGGACATAACCGAAATCGATGCTGATGCTATCGTTAATCCAGCCAATTCGTTGGGTATCATGGGTGGAGGTGTAGCCCTTGCGATAAGGCGTGCTGGCGGCAAGAGTATCGAATCTGAAGCAATGGCCAATGCACCGATCCAGATAGGCAGGGCTGTGGCAACGACCGCTGGTAGGTTAAAGGCCCGTTACGTGATTCACGCACCTACTATGGAGAAACCTGCTATGCGCACAGATGAACAACGCGTACGAAAAGCCGTGCATGCTGCCCTACGTGTGGCTGACGGATTGGAACTCAGAAAGATTGCTATGCCGGGCATGGGTACAGGTATAGGCGGATTGGGCCCTATCAAGGCGGCACGGGTTATGGTTGACGAAATAAAATCTTACGAATCGAGGAATAGGTTCATCGAAGAGGTTGTGCTTGTGGCGTACACCGATGATTTGAAAAATGCGTTTGAAAAAGTTTTAACCGAACTAAAGTAA
- the amrS gene encoding AmmeMemoRadiSam system radical SAM enzyme, protein MKEAMNYRVLKGTTVNCYLCRRYCVIEDGERGECGVRKNVGGKLYSLVYGKTVAWNVDPIEKKPFYHFMPATEAFSFSTVGCNFHCLNCQNWEISQSHEVRGEDIPPERIVELAERYGAQGIAYTYTEPTVFFEYAYDTAEIAYKKGLYNVFVTNGYMSPETIDKMDRIDASRIDIKSMDEKFYNEVCGGVHVDFVLDSIKRLYKRGHIEIIALLIPTLNDSDDDIRQLVSWIKDLDPEIPLHFIAYYPAYKMTLPPTPLAMLRRAREIGLDEGLKYVYTGNIPGDEGENTFCPNCGHKVIERYGFNVLKIDLTEDGRCPACGYKVNVIRDLEEYRKRKTD, encoded by the coding sequence ATGAAAGAGGCGATGAATTACCGCGTTCTTAAAGGCACGACGGTTAACTGTTACCTCTGCAGGAGGTATTGCGTTATAGAGGACGGCGAGAGAGGAGAATGCGGTGTCCGTAAAAATGTTGGGGGTAAACTTTACTCACTCGTCTACGGCAAAACCGTGGCTTGGAACGTCGACCCTATAGAAAAGAAACCGTTCTACCATTTCATGCCTGCTACCGAAGCGTTTTCTTTTTCGACGGTAGGTTGCAATTTTCATTGTTTAAACTGTCAAAACTGGGAGATCAGTCAATCGCACGAAGTACGCGGTGAAGACATCCCTCCCGAACGCATCGTTGAACTCGCCGAGCGGTACGGTGCGCAAGGAATCGCTTACACATACACAGAACCGACAGTATTCTTTGAATACGCTTACGATACGGCAGAGATAGCATACAAAAAAGGGTTGTACAATGTGTTTGTCACAAACGGTTACATGTCTCCGGAGACCATAGACAAGATGGATAGGATAGACGCGTCTCGAATAGATATCAAATCTATGGATGAAAAGTTTTACAACGAAGTTTGCGGCGGTGTGCATGTTGATTTTGTGCTTGATTCGATAAAACGCCTTTACAAAAGGGGTCATATAGAAATTATTGCTCTGCTTATTCCCACTTTGAACGATTCCGACGATGACATTCGTCAACTGGTCAGTTGGATTAAAGACCTTGATCCCGAGATCCCTCTGCATTTCATCGCTTATTACCCTGCTTACAAGATGACCCTACCTCCCACACCTTTGGCAATGCTTCGTCGTGCCAGGGAGATCGGGTTGGACGAAGGTTTGAAATACGTGTACACGGGTAACATACCCGGTGATGAGGGAGAGAATACATTCTGTCCGAACTGCGGTCACAAGGTTATAGAACGTTACGGGTTTAACGTACTCAAGATAGACCTTACCGAGGACGGTAGGTGTCCGGCATGCGGTTACAAGGTCAACGTGATCAGAGACCTGGAAGAATACCGTAAGCGGAAGACCGACTGA
- a CDS encoding adenine nucleotide alpha hydrolase family protein, whose protein sequence is MKYCARCRNLGRLRKGTVRVGRQWFCEECFQVYVINQVKRTIEKYKLIAPKDKVYIGLSGGKDSAALCHILTKLTEEYDFSLKAFHINLGFGSYSEMCERVVREQAKICNIDLDVIKPDVEIKRYGNREICAVCGAVKRYLMNKHVREAGGTKIATAHTLEDQVLFLIKNYLAWHPEYMIKQYPYLPEEKINGKTVMVARIKPLFFVSEETLKKYVEIVNIPVVHEECPYRNRKRDLEREAIENMDNVFTNFKLLTVKNFLNHIRPILNKSGQYTTPNVLKQCKLCGEPTSTDICLYCRLKQMNDQEKR, encoded by the coding sequence ATGAAATACTGTGCCAGATGCAGAAATCTGGGAAGACTACGAAAAGGTACTGTTAGAGTGGGAAGACAATGGTTCTGTGAAGAATGTTTTCAGGTGTACGTGATCAACCAGGTTAAACGAACTATTGAGAAATATAAACTTATAGCGCCAAAGGATAAAGTGTACATAGGGTTATCTGGAGGTAAGGATAGCGCTGCCCTTTGTCACATATTAACCAAATTAACTGAAGAGTACGATTTTTCTTTGAAAGCCTTTCATATAAATCTCGGTTTTGGAAGTTATTCAGAAATGTGCGAAAGAGTTGTAAGAGAGCAAGCCAAGATCTGCAATATCGATTTAGACGTGATAAAACCAGACGTAGAGATTAAAAGGTATGGAAATAGAGAAATTTGTGCGGTTTGCGGTGCTGTAAAAAGGTATCTGATGAACAAACATGTTAGAGAGGCAGGCGGTACAAAGATCGCAACAGCGCATACACTGGAAGACCAAGTACTCTTTTTGATAAAAAATTATCTTGCTTGGCATCCAGAGTATATGATAAAACAGTATCCGTATCTACCTGAAGAAAAGATAAACGGTAAGACTGTAATGGTTGCACGGATTAAACCTTTGTTCTTTGTTTCCGAAGAGACGCTTAAAAAGTATGTGGAGATCGTCAACATCCCTGTTGTTCATGAGGAATGCCCTTACAGAAACAGAAAACGTGATTTGGAAAGAGAGGCGATAGAAAATATGGATAACGTATTTACCAATTTCAAACTACTTACCGTGAAGAACTTTTTGAACCATATCCGACCTATTCTCAATAAGAGTGGGCAGTACACCACTCCAAACGTACTCAAACAATGCAAACTATGCGGGGAACCTACATCAACAGACATATGTTTGTACTGTCGACTCAAACAGATGAACGATCAAGAAAAAAGATAA